AATTTGAAACGAGAGCATTCAAAGAACAGATTATTCCACAGGATGATTTTGTAGTTGAGAAAGTCGTTGAGATATCACAAAGACGGTTTAATAAGTTCTTAGATGATATGCTTGGCGATTATGATTTCATAAAGGCTCACAAAGATTTAATGTATACAGACAGCAACAACGTATGGCATGCAATATTAGTAACAGCTAAAGAATTAGACTATGGAATTCTTGTTCAAGCAGATGGTTCAAGTTATGCTAGATACTCCGCATTTATAAGAAAAAGTGAGATTGGAGGATTGAACAATGGAAAAACAACTATCGCTTAAAGATTGGATTCAAGAGTTCAATAATGGAAGCTTTGAATCAAATGATGCAAAAGTTCAAATTAATGCTGGATGGTATGATTGGTTTTGTAAAGACTCAAGTTTACAGAATAAAACCAAACGCATGGGTAACATCATCAAGCAAATTAAATCAGGTGGTAAAGTTGATTTGGAAAACAGTTATGTCTGGTTCAAAAACAACTGTCCACTTGAAGGTAATCTATATGATGA
The genomic region above belongs to Paracholeplasma morum and contains:
- a CDS encoding DUF6329 domain-containing protein, which codes for MKVKFETRAFKEQIIPQDDFVVEKVVEISQRRFNKFLDDMLGDYDFIKAHKDLMYTDSNNVWHAILVTAKELDYGILVQADGSSYARYSAFIRKSEIGGLNNGKTTIA